The Longimicrobium sp. genomic interval GCTGCTGGCGGCGGGCGTCGACCCCACCGGCAGCGGCGGCGCCCTCCCCGGCTTCGGCGACCAGCGCAACTACGAGCTCCTGCTCGAGGCCGGCTTCACGCCCCCCGAGGTGGTGCGCGTGATGACGCTGAACGGGGCGAAGATCCTGGGGATCGACGCCGAGACGGGCTCCATCGAGCGCGGCAAGCGGGCCGACCTGGTGGTGATCCAGGGCGACCCGGCCGCGCGCCCGGCCGACATCCGCAACGCGCGCATCGTCTTCAAGGACGGCGTGGGCTACGACTCCGCCCGGCTGATCGAGGCCGTGAAGGGCCAGGTGGGCATCCGCTGAGACGGGGAACCGACAGGTCTCACGCAGAGAAACAGAGGAACGGAGAACTTCTCTCCGTTCCTCTGTTCCTTTGTGTGATTCCAATCTGTTCGGGACCAGGGCGATGCCCGCCTCCGCCGCCTTCGGTCCCTTATCGCGACACGAAGTCGCGCACCGCGCGGTAGACGGCCGCGTCGCGGAAGAAGTCCAGGTGGCCGATGCACTCCGTCTGGTGGTTGGCGGCGCCGTCCAGGAGCACGCTGCCGTCGGGGTCGACGATCTCGTCGCAGGGCGACCACCAGGTGGCGTAGCGCGGCGCGCCCGGCGTCTCGTCCCCCTCGTTGAGCGCGGCCAGGAACGGCGAGCCCGGGCGCATCTCCCGGCACGCGGCCGAGAAGCACAGCTGCGCCGTGGTGGTGCCATGGTTCGGGCCGCCCAGCGACACCCACGCGTCCACCTTGCCGGAGCTGCGCAGGTTCTTCAGGTAGTACCGCGTCGACAGGGCGCCCATGGAGTGGGTGACCACGTCGACCCGCGAGGCGCGGGTGGCCGCCAGGATCTGGTCCACCCGCGCGGAGATCCGCGCCGCGGTGACGGCGTTCGACTCGCCGGTGTCGAATGTCCACGCGTACAGCTCGGCGTCGGTCCACCCGTCCGCCTTGAAGCGCGCGATCATGGCGCGCCACTGCCCCCGGTCACCCCGCCACCCGTGCACGAACAGGATCGGGTCGCGCGCCGGGGCTGCGACGGGCGCCGGCTCCCGCGCTTCCAGGCCCGTCGGCCGGGCGCGCGCGGACCCGGCGAGCGGGAGCGCCGCGAGCAGGGCGGCGGCTAAGAAGTGGAAGAGGTGGCGGCGGATGCGGGGCATGGGTGCGCTCAGGCCGGGGGTGCGGCGGTCGTGAGGGAAAAATAAGCTCTTCGTCCGTCTCTTCCCAACGGCTCACCGGCCGGGAACGGAAGCGAGCCGTTCGCGATCCGGCCCGGGCGCCGATTGCACCCGATCCTCTCACCGGAGATCCCATGCACCGATCCGTGCGCGTCGGCGCGCTCGCCGCGGCCCTCCTCCTGCTGGGCGGGTGTGGGCTCGGACCACATCCCACCTCTCCCGTCCCACGGACCGGGACGTACGAACCGCCGCGCCTGGGTACGTTGTCGCCCGTGGTCGGCGCCATGCCTGCGCCCTACGAGAGCGTCTGCCGGTCGATGGTCTACCGGAAATACGTGTTCGTGTTCGGCGCGAGCTACGTCTCCAGCGGCGCCCTCCTGGAAGACGACATGCTGCTCACCGCGGGGCACAACTATGCGAGCCCTCACGCGCCGTTCTCGGTGGTGCGCGACCGCAGCGTGGAGTGCGGTCCCGGCGTGGCGATGGAGAGCTCGCCGTGGTGGAGGGTCGAAGGTGGATTCGATCGCGGGGACCAGGTGCGCCATCCCGCCGGGTTCAGCGCGTTCGACTGGGCCCGCGACTACGCGCTCGTCGCGCTCGGGGTGCGGGCGTCCCGCTCTTCCTCCTTCCGGCTCCCCCGCCCGGGCGAGATCCTCGTCGCGAAAGACGACACCATCTTCATCGCGGGGTATCCGGCGGAGGACCCGAAGACAGGCAGCATCCTGTACCACGGCCGGGCGAAGGTCACGGAGGTCAGCGAGAGCGTGATCGTCTACGACCTGAACACCGAGAAGGGCCTGAGCGGGGCACCGGTGTGGGTGGAGCGGAACGGCGAGTTCGTCCTGGTGGGCGTGCACGTGGGCGAAGGGAAGCAGGGCGAGGCCAAGGCACACCGGCTGACCGACGCGAGCCTGCAGAACCTGGCCGCCTGGCGCGCGGAGTTCCGGCGGACCCGGTAAGGCGAGGGCGCGCGGAGCCTCCACGCGGTGGATGCGAAGCCATAGCCGAAGCCTTCCACCAGTACGACGGGCGGCGCCCGCGAGGGTCGCCGCCCGTCTCCGTCCGCCTTTCCGCCGGAGCTGGCCGCGATCTACTCCGCGCGCAGGGCGACCATCGGGTCCACGCGGGTGGCGCGGCGGGCGG includes:
- a CDS encoding amidohydrolase family protein — protein: VANRPPLDPRLAEAMSPEAHAEYVASRQQIAANPQIGVPEELFRKALAYDRSFVRAGGLLAAGVDPTGSGGALPGFGDQRNYELLLEAGFTPPEVVRVMTLNGAKILGIDAETGSIERGKRADLVVIQGDPAARPADIRNARIVFKDGVGYDSARLIEAVKGQVGIR
- a CDS encoding triacylglycerol lipase, which gives rise to MPRIRRHLFHFLAAALLAALPLAGSARARPTGLEAREPAPVAAPARDPILFVHGWRGDRGQWRAMIARFKADGWTDAELYAWTFDTGESNAVTAARISARVDQILAATRASRVDVVTHSMGALSTRYYLKNLRSSGKVDAWVSLGGPNHGTTTAQLCFSAACREMRPGSPFLAALNEGDETPGAPRYATWWSPCDEIVDPDGSVLLDGAANHQTECIGHLDFFRDAAVYRAVRDFVSR
- a CDS encoding trypsin-like peptidase domain-containing protein; its protein translation is MPAPYESVCRSMVYRKYVFVFGASYVSSGALLEDDMLLTAGHNYASPHAPFSVVRDRSVECGPGVAMESSPWWRVEGGFDRGDQVRHPAGFSAFDWARDYALVALGVRASRSSSFRLPRPGEILVAKDDTIFIAGYPAEDPKTGSILYHGRAKVTEVSESVIVYDLNTEKGLSGAPVWVERNGEFVLVGVHVGEGKQGEAKAHRLTDASLQNLAAWRAEFRRTR